A stretch of Arachis hypogaea cultivar Tifrunner chromosome 15, arahy.Tifrunner.gnm2.J5K5, whole genome shotgun sequence DNA encodes these proteins:
- the LOC140179181 gene encoding uncharacterized protein → MAWAIELSQYDLQYEPRQAIKAQAMADFLVEVTGESPDPPNTWWKLHVDEASNQVFRGAGIILKNSAGVAYEQSIKFDFPVSNNQAEYEALIGELILAKEVGASRVEVSSDSKVVTSQVNGSYQARDMLLQKYLEKVKDLCQSFE, encoded by the coding sequence ATGGCATGGGCAATAGAACTCTCCCAATATGATTTGCAATATGAACCCAGACAAGCAATCAAAGCCCAAGCCATGGCAGATTTCCTCGTAGAAGTCACAGGAGAGTCTCCCGACCCACCGAACACATGGTGGAAACTCCACGTTGACGAAGCATCCAACCAAGTGTTTCGAGGAGCCGGAATCATCCTCAAAAACTCAGCAGGAGTAGCCTATGAACAATCCATCAAGTTCGACTTCCCGGTCTCTAATAATcaggccgaatacgaggccctgaTAGGGGAATTGATACTAGCCAAAGAGGTCGGGGCGTCCAGGGTGGAAGTCAGCAGTGACTCTAAGGTCGTCACCTCCCAAGTAAATGGCAGCTACCAAGCTAGGGACATGTTGCTACAAAAATACCTGGAAAAGGTAAAAGACCTATGCCAAAGCTTCGAATAA